The genome window TTGATTACCGGCGATGTTTTGCTGTACTTTGGCTGAGCTAAGCTTGATGGAGCTTGCCAGGGTGCCTCCCCGGCGCCCGGTAAGGTCGGCATCATTCAAGGTGTCATCGGCTGCGTTAAAATTATCGGAGAAAAGCACGGCACCATGTGCGGTGGCGCACAGTCCCAGCGCATTCAGCGACAGGACGACAATACGGTATTTTGTTTTCATAGTCATGGGTTTGTTTTTAGTGGTGAAGCGCATGTTTCGTCGCGGGAAATACGGCATCAAAGGAATGCGTCCAGTAACGCACGGTATTCCCATGGCGAGTATCATGTGAATCGTTTCTTATATAGGTTGAGCTTGGCCCCATGCCAAGGATATTCTCAAATGATTTTCTTCAGGGTCTTTGCGGCAGGATCGAGAAGCAGATCAAAGGCAGTCGTACCATAGCCGTCATGAAGAGGTCAGCAGCGTGGATCCGCGTTGTTTCCAAGGTGATAGAACACGCTGATCCTCTGCGTCTTTAGCCCATCGACACTCCCTGAAAGTCAGTCAAGCCCATGCATCGCACCGACCAAGTGGCTTGTATTGCTCGTTAGAAATCGATTGAGAGTTGTAGAGAGAATTTTTGGGTTGACGCAGTGTTTGTCGCTTCATAGATAGCCATGAAACGTTCTATAGATCAAAAACTAGAATGAAAAACCCAACGAATATGAACAAGTTTATGCATATCGCATGCGTGGCTGCCGGCAGCATTCTGCTCGGTGCCGGTGAATCACAGGCTGTCACGATCATCCCGGTCATCAATGGTGACTTTGAAGCCCAAACAGGGGACATCGGCGATCCCACGGGATGGTCTGGCGTGGGTAGTTACCGGGTTTACAATGACACTGGCAGCCGGGTTCCCGGGAGTAGGTATGTGAAAGTTCGCACTATAGGCGATGGCGATCTGCTTCAAAAGGGAGCGATCAGCTTCACCGAGAATACTCTCCAGCTTGATGGCTACTTCGCAGGCGATGGTTCTGATATCGCAAAGGTCACACTCTCCCTCCTGGATGCCTCGGACGCCGAGGTTTTTTCAGTCACCGACTCGACAAGCTCCTCAGCGTGGCCAGCATTTCAATTGGTCATTAACGATGTGCATACGACCCATGCCACGGCTACCCAATGGCAGATTCGTCTGGACTACGATAACGTGACCTCAAGTTATGCAGCATCAAAGTTTGATGACATCACGCTGACTGCCGTGCCTGAACCCTCGGCCATGGCCCTCCTGGGCCTCGGTGCCGTGGCCTTCATACTGCGCCGCAGAAAATAACGGTGCGACCAGGGAAAACATCCGCCGCATCGGCAATCCGTTGCATCGGCAATCCGCCGCAGAGACGGGTTGTCGGTCTGCGGCGCGGAGTCGTCGCTTTTTTAGCCTGACAACACAAGCTCCGTCAGGCAGCTTCACCAGGCATGGACATCCCCGCATCCACCTGGCCCGGGCAGCTCCGCTACTGGAGTATCCACTGCGGCCTGACCGCCCTGCCCAGCTTCTGCATCGCCCTGACGTATTTCAACACCCTGGCCAGCATCGCCGCCATGCTGGCGGGTGTCGCCACCTTCGTCATGGCCTACACCGCCGTCACCGCCAGTCCTCTCTACGGAAAAATACACGGCGGCCTGGTCGGCAGGTCCGTCAGGCTGGGCACCCGCATCCGCATGATCATCTCCCTGGTCGGCCTGCCCCTGCTCATCCCGCTCATCGGGCTGGACATCGATACGGCGGAGCCCGCGCCCACGATGGTCTTCACCGCGGACTTCTGGTTCGGCTACGCGGCACTCCTCATCACCGCCATCGGAGGCCAGTTCGTCGGCCTGGATTTCAACTCTGTCGTCAGAGACAGCGCCCCTCCGGGTTTTCTCTTCACCTACCTCACCACCATCGTCGAGGGTCTGCTTATCTCCGTCTCCCTGGTGCTGATCGCGTTCTTCTCCCTGATCATCCTCAACGCCCGCCAGAAACGCCGCGTCTGGCAGCCGATGGACTAAACCGGGGCCTCCGCTCTGGAGTGCGTGTGGCTTGCCCTCGTCCACTCACGCCATGCTGGACAGCAGCCCTCCTCCTCCGTCGGGCTGGCCAGTCGATCGTGCATTGCCACCGCTTTTTCCTGAGTCGGCTTGCCGACTATTCTTTCGGCGCCAGCCGCACTTTATCTTGGCTTCCGGGACGATGAAACCCTGCACGATGAAACCCCGCCGCGCCCCGACAAGTCGGGGCCAGCCGCAGAGCGGAGGCAAGCCGTCCGCACTCCAGGGGCGGTTCTAACTGCAGCCGCAGGCGCGGGAGGATGCAGCCAATGGGAAAACGCCTGCAATGCAGGCTGTTAGTGTCTGGTGTCTTCCCTCTGGATGGTCTGGTTGAAATGGGTTTCCCAATTGCGGAGGGTTGTCAAAATGTCGTCCAGCTGTGGAGGCACGCCAAAAAACATTTCCCGCATTGAACCAAGATCGGATTCGAGTTCTGCCAGGTGGTCATCGGTGGGGATGAGGCGGAGTGCCCCTCGGTTGGCTGTTTCGTAGCTGGCCCAGGCTGAGCGGTAGAAGGAGGTTTTGTGATCCACGACGGCTTGGAGCAGGCCATCGTGCCCGGCAGCTTCCTCACCGATACCGGCTTTAATCATGGCGGCTAGATCGGAGTAATGGCGGGAATAACGCACTGGGAACGATTTGCCATCCGGTAGATGTGCCATCTGATGCAGGATCGTGGCCTTTTCCCAGAAGGTGCGTGTGGCTTTCATTGATTTAACCTCTACGTGAGCTTGCTCAAGGGCATCGGGAATCGCCTCGCTGAGGTATGGCTGGAGGGTTCTGGTTTCCGAGGGCCAGTGGTCTGAGCGTGCGCCAAACTCAATTTTTACGGAAGGACGGAGATAGGAGTTTGCTCCGAGTGTGATGCTTGTGGAGGGATAGAAAAAGGCAAGTGATTGCCCGTCAGGGTCCGTTTCATCTGGTATCAGTGAGTATTCAGCGTTTCCCAGCAGGTTGTGCATTAATTTTTCTAACTCCTCTCTAATATCTCCCTGAACCAAATCTCTTGCAGCCAGAGTCAGTGCCACGTTTTGACGTTTTCTGGCATTGTTGGAGAGTTCAGTGTTTGCAGGATCGGTGTCTCCCTCGAATCCGAGGCTTGCCCGATGAATTGAAAGATCGATATCCTCGGAAAACCTATGGATCAGTCCATAAACTTTGGAGAGAGAGGTTCCGCCCTTAAACAGCAGATTACCCCTTACGCATTCCAGAACGAAGAGGTGTTTGAGTGTCCAGCACACCCAGAAATCTTTCTCGACGACATGAGGTGGCAGGCTCAACTTTGCTGCAGCTTCTTGAAAATAGGCACGACGTTCTTCTGCGGATTGTTGAGCGAGTTTGTCCATGAAGGCTATGAGCTTATGTCTTGGGTGATAGAAAACAGATGAGGATGCATCCATGTGGGGGCATGAATGTGGTCTCTTCTGAGACGTTGCTTGTCTTCATCTGACAACGTTTTCCTGAGGATGGTGAGGGCTTGTTCAGATACCTTATCTTTTCCCATGTAGCGTAGGGCTTGGATTACCAGTCCAGAGATGGTTCCAGCCGTTGTCATCATCCTTGGGCTGCTACGAACCAAGTGGATTTTTTGATTTCCGACTTGGACCGTACGGGTGATGGCGTCTGTGAGATAGACGATATGGGCGGGTACTTGTTGAGAGAGTCCGAGTAGATTCATCGCGTAGGCTCCGGATGGCTGTAGGCGGATTTCATCACGCTCGATCAGGGCCTTGGCAATGGCATCTGGACTGGGGCTAAGTAGGCCGAGCTTGGGGTGTTTTTTAGGGTAGTCGTAGAGTCCTCTAGCCAAACGGCGTATCGTACCAGCCGAGGTAAGTCGAGACAGGGCCATATCGACGGATTTGCGAGGACCTAGGTCCAAAAATCGTTTTGGAGTGAATACCCAACCCCTGCCTTTTCCGTATATTCTCGAAAGTGATTTATTTTGAATGGATTGACGGGGCATTGTCGAGTTTTGTTTGTGGGAAAAAATACTATCTTTTTCCCACAAAACAAGAGCTAATTCATGGAGATTGGTGGGTCGTAAAGTGGCAATATAATAGCATTTAAGAGAGGATAAATCTACAGTGTCTCTGGATGATGTTTAGCACCAGAACCCATCCTCCTCCCCCGGAAGGATGGGTATTCTGACCACAACAATGATCCCTCGATGAGGGGCGGTTCTAACTGCAGCCCTGGCTGGTGCCGCACTCGGTGCAGCAGCCGCAGGCGCCGGCGCGGATGACTTTGTCGCTGCCGCAGTTGGAGCAGGGGGTTTCCATGTAGGCGTTGCCGAGGGCGATGGCGACCCGGTCGTGGTCCCCGACCGGCTGTTTGGCGGGTTCACTTTGACGGGTGAGCTCGGGCACGGGGCGGTTGACCGCTTTCTTTTCCATGTCCTCAATCTCGGGCATGGGGAGTTCCACCTGGTTGTGGTTGGGCGAGGTGCTTTCGCGGTAGCCGGGGATGAAGGTGCAGCCCATCCAGCGGAAGACGTAGTCGGTGAGCGAGTAGGCCTGCCTGATGTCCGGGTTCTTGGTGAAGCCGCTGGGTTCGAAACGCTGGTAGGCGAATTTCTGCACCAACTGCTCTAACGGCATGCCGTATTGCAGCGCCATCGAGGTCAGGGTGGCGGTGGTGTCCATGAGGCCGCCGATGGTGCTGCCCTCCTTGGCCATCTGGATGAAGAGTTCACCGGGGGTGCCGTCGGGGTAGAGGCCCACGGTGATGTATCCCTCGTGGCCGGCGACGTCAAACTTGTGGGTCTTGGAGTCGCGCGTCTCCGGCATACCCCTCCGGACAGGCTGGTCGGCCTGGTGCTTGAGTTTTTCATTCTCCATGGCGAGCTGGGCAAGGCCCTGCTCGAGCTTGGCGATGTGTTCGGCATCGACGCTGACGGTGGAGGTTTTGCCGCCCATGCCGTCGGTTTTCTTGGTATTGAGCGGGGCGGAGCGTTTCGAGCCGTCGCGGTAGATGGCGATCGCCTTGAGGCCGAGTTTCCATCCTTCCACGTAAGTTTCCATGATGTCTTCAACCGTTGCGTTCTCGGGCATGTTGACGGTTTTGGAAATGGCGCCGGAGAGGAAGGGCTGGACGGCGGCCATCATGCGGATGTGGCCGCGGTAGTGCAGGCTGCGCTGGCCGAGGTTGGCCTTGAAGGCGCAGTCGAATACATCCAGATGCTCGGGCTTGAGGCCGCTGTAAACGGTCGTGCCGGTCTGTTCGTCGACGACGTCCTCGATGGTGTCGACTTTTTCAATGTGGGCGAGGATGGATTTGATTTCCTGTTCATCGTAGCCGAGGTGTTTCAGGGCCGGGGCGACGGTTTGGTTGACGATTTTCAACATGCCGCCGCCGGCTAACAGCTTGTATTTCACCAACGCGATGTCGGGTTCAATACCGGTGGTGTCGCAGTCCATCAGGAAGCCGATGGTGCTTAGGTGGGGGCGAGCACGGTGACTGGGGCATTGCGGTAGCCGTAGCGACGACCTTTCGAGCTGGCGGCATCCCAGGATGCTTTGGCGGCTTTCTGGATGTTGGCAAAGCGCTCCGATGGCTCGATGTGTTCAAGCATCGACTTGTGCCGATCGATGACTTCTAACATCGGCTTCTGGTGGAGGCTTCCTCCGGGTGCATGTTACCGCCGTAGCGGGCATCGTGGTAGCCGGGGAAGGGGGCGGTGGCGGCGGCGAGCTCGGCGCTTTGCTCGTAGGCGGTGCCACACATGACGGCGGTGATCGAGGCTGCCAGAGTGCGGGCCTCATCGGGTCGTAGGGCAGGCCGTAGCTCATCAGCAGGGCGCCGAGGTTGGCGTAGCCGAGGCCGAGGGTGCGGAAGGCGTGCGAGTTTTCCGCGATCGGTTTGATGGGATAGCTGGCGCGGTCGACGAGGATCTCCTGGGCGACGATGAAGAGTCGCACGGCCGCCTGGAAACGCTCGGTGTCGAAGCCGCCGTCGGCTTTCCGGAAGCGGACGAGGTTGAGCGAGGCGAGATTGCAGGCGGTGTCGTTGAGGAAAAGATATTCCGAGCAGGGATTCGTCGAGTGTTGGCGTCCGCTGCCCTTGCAGGTGTGCCATGTGTGGATGGTGGTGTCGAACTGCATGCCGGGGTCGCCGCAGGTCCATGTGCCCTCGGCGATCTTGCGGAGCAGCGCGCGGGCGCTCTTCTTCTCGCACGGCTGGCCATCACTGACATTGCGGGTCCAGTAGTCTTTGCCATCGACCGCGGCGCGCATGAACTCGTCACTGGTGCGGATCGAGAGGTTCTCGTTCTGGAACATGACGGAACCGTAGGCATCGCCGTTGTAGGAACCGTCGTAGCCCTGCTCGATGAGCGCCCAGGCTTTCTTCTCCTCGATGGTCTTGGCCTCGATGAACTCCTCGATGTCCGGATGCCAGTCCTTGAGCGTGTTCATCTTGGCGGCGCGGCGGGTTTTGCCGCCGGATTTCACCACATTGGCGACACGGTCGTAAACGCGGAGGAAGGAAAGGGGACCTGAGGGGCGCGCCGCCGCCTGAGAGTTTCTCGCGGGTGGAGCGCAGGGGTGGAGAGATCCGGCTTATGCCGGAGCCGCATTTCTGAACAGCATCGCCTCAGAGCTGGCGAGCTGCATGATGTCCTCCATGTTGTCCTCGACCCCCTGGATGAAACAGGCACTCCCTTGCGGGTATTCATACTGGGTCTTGGCACGCACGGCTTCGCCCGCGGTTTCACTCCAGTGCCAGGTGCCTTGGCCGGCGTCCTTGCCGATGCCGTATTGCTGATAGAGACCGACGTTAAACCACACCGGCGAGTTGAATGCGCCGTGCTGGTTCAGGCAGAGCCAGGTCAGGTCGTTGTAGAAGGTTTCGGCGGATTGATCGTCGGCAAAATAGCCGTCCTGCATGCCCCAGTCGGTGATGGTGCGGGTAACACGGTGGATCATCTGTCGAACCGAGTTTTCACGTCCCCCCTGGTGGGGGTCGGTGCCCTGGGTGATGTCACCGTAGAAATACTTGGAGACAGCAATCTTGGTGGACAGCTCGGACCAGGAGGCGGGGACCTCGACGTTTTCCTGGCGGAACATGATGCCACCCGAGTCGTCGGTGATTTCCGCGGTGCGGTTGGACCACTCGATTTCATCAAAGGGAGAAACGCCTGGTGTGGCGAATGATGCACTGAAAACAAGACCCTTGTTAGGTGTCGAAGCGGGCTGCGGCATGCTCTTGGTGGATGGATTTTTTGTTGCTTGTAAGGCGGTTTGAGGCGCGGGGGCGGTGATGGGAGGAACGGACATTTTAATACGGGTGTTGGGCGTGATAAAGGTGGAAAATACGGGTGGTAAGGGTGATTGAAGCTTGAAAAATAAGCGATCAATAAACTACATGTGGTATGCAGGGGTGATTATTACCCCAACATGTGGGCGGATATCAAGAAAAATGAAGTAAAACTTTGCGAGCCGTTGATTTTAAAGGACTTGGATGGGGAGAGAGAATATGCACACCTGATTTGGGTCGATTGAGGTGTGAAAAATCGTCCGGTGCCTGCGTGTTGGGGTCGCGGGATCATCTGATGGCTGTGAACCCGGTGTAAGCTAGAGGTGTTGGGTTGTGACCTGCGTATTGTTTGGCTGCCCTTTACAGAATCTTAATAGTTTGCCCCGATTTCCACATAGTAAGCAAACAGTGGCACATCAGTGTGTCCAGCGATGGCACTCATATTGGCATCCGGTGCCGCCAATTCTGTATTCGAACCATGAAAATGCATTTATTTCTCCTTGGGTGGCCGCATACGTTGCGGGTGCCTTTTGTCGCCTCGCTTTTACTGATGTCGGTAATTGCCTCGGCTCCTGATTCTGGTGCCGAAGTCGTGATCAACGAGTTTATGGCCAGCAACGACTCGACCCTGGTCGACGGTGATGGCAAGTACTCCGACTGGATCGAACTGCACAACAACGGCGGCTCGGCGGTCGACCTAACAGGATGGTATCTCACTGACGACGAAACGGATCTGACACAGTGGGTTTTTCCGGCCACGAGTATCCCGGCGGGTGGTTATCTGGTGGTGTTTGCCTCCGGCCAGGATGCGGCGGGCTACACCGATGCGGCGGGCTACCTGCACACCCATTTCAAGCTCAGCAAGGATGGCGAGAGTATTGTGTTGGTGCGAGCCGACGGAACGACGATCGAACATTCCACGACCAATTACCCTGAGCAGTCGGCGGATGTAGCCTACGGGCTGGCGCAGGGCTCGTCCTTCACCGAACTTGTTTACCTAACAACACCTACACCAGGTGCGGCCAATACGGGGGGGATAACGGGATATGTGGGTGATACCACATTCTCAGTTCACCGTGGATTTTTTACCGCTGCGTTTGATCTGGAGATCACCTGTGCTACGGCAGGCGCGGCGATCTACTACACGACCGATGGAACCGAGCCCGCGACCAACAACGGCACGCTCTACACCGGGCCGGTCAGCATCAGCAAAACCACGGTGCTTCGCGCCGCGGCATTTGTATCGGGGTATGAGCCGAGCAACGTGGACACCCAGACGTATATCTTTCTAACGGATATTATCGCGCAGGGGACATCGGTCAGCGGACTTGATCCCGCCTTCCCGTCGAGTGCCGTCAACGGCCAGGATTTTGACTATGGAATGGATACGGCGATCACCCAGAGCGCCACCTACTCGGGTGAAATGGAAACGGCGCTGAAGTCGATCCCGTCGATCTCGCTGGTGACCGACCCCGACAACCTGTTCAACTCCTCTACCGGTATCTACGTCAACGCCAGTCAGGAGGGTGAGGCGTGGGAGCGTGAGATGTCGTTGGAGCTGATCAATCCGGACGGCAGCAAGGGCTTTCAAATCAATGGCGGCATGCGTATTCGCGGGGAGTCGAGCACTACGTCATCGAACCCGAAGCACTCGTTCCGTTTCCTGTTTAAATCCGAATACGGTGCCTCGAAGCTGGAGTATCCGTTGTTTGGCGAGGGTGGAGCCGACAGCTTCAAACGACTGGACCTGCGGACCGGGCAAAACTTTTCCTGGGCGAACCAGAACCCGGACGAGGCCACCTGGCTCTACGATATTTTCTCCCGCGACACCCATCGCGATATGAACCAGCCGCACACGCGGGGTGAGTATTACCACCTCTACATCAACGGTATGTATTGGGGGCTCTATCAAACCGAGGAGCGCTGCGACTCGCGTTATGCGGCGTCCTACTACGGTGGCGACAACGATGACTACGATGCGGTGAAAGCCGACGGCGACACGGGCGACATGTATGCCGTCGACGGCACCCGGGATGCCTACGAGGACCTGTGGACGGGTATGACCGCCGGGGTGACGGGGAACGCCTCCTATTTCTCACTTCAGGGGAAGAACGCTGACGGCACGGAAAACAGCAGCGGCACCAAGCTGCTCGATGTTGACAACGTCATCGACTATATGCTGCTGACCTACTTCACCGCCAACCGGGACTCGCCGATCGGGCCTCCGAACTCGGCGACCATGCCGCGTAACCTGACAACGGTCTATAGCCGCAGCCACCCCGACGGATTTAAATTCGTGGCCCACGACAACGAGCACTCGCTGGAGATCAGCGAGGGGGTGAACCACAACCGGTTCAACCAGTCGCTGTCGACATCCTTTAATGGCATCAACCGGATGACACCCTGGTGGATGCATCTGAAACTGATGGGGAATACCGAGTATAAACTACGCTATGCCGACCGGGTGCATCAACATTTTTTCAACAACGGCGCACTAACAGCAACGCAAACAGCCGCACGGATGCAGGTCCGCAAGGATGAGATTTTTTCGGCAGTGGTCGCTGAATCTGCCCGTTGGGGTGACAGTGCCTCATCTGGCGGTCCCGGCGGTGGTCCTCCAGGGGGAGGTCCTCCCGGAGGAGGCACCACGACTACCACCCGCACCCGTAATGTTGAATGGCTGGATGCGGTGGACTGGCTGCTGGATACCTACATGCCGCAGCGCTCCAGCATTGTGTTAAAC of Akkermansiaceae bacterium contains these proteins:
- a CDS encoding PEP-CTERM sorting domain-containing protein, which translates into the protein MHIACVAAGSILLGAGESQAVTIIPVINGDFEAQTGDIGDPTGWSGVGSYRVYNDTGSRVPGSRYVKVRTIGDGDLLQKGAISFTENTLQLDGYFAGDGSDIAKVTLSLLDASDAEVFSVTDSTSSSAWPAFQLVINDVHTTHATATQWQIRLDYDNVTSSYAASKFDDITLTAVPEPSAMALLGLGAVAFILRRRK
- a CDS encoding nucleotidyl transferase AbiEii/AbiGii toxin family protein, whose amino-acid sequence is MDKLAQQSAEERRAYFQEAAAKLSLPPHVVEKDFWVCWTLKHLFVLECVRGNLLFKGGTSLSKVYGLIHRFSEDIDLSIHRASLGFEGDTDPANTELSNNARKRQNVALTLAARDLVQGDIREELEKLMHNLLGNAEYSLIPDETDPDGQSLAFFYPSTSITLGANSYLRPSVKIEFGARSDHWPSETRTLQPYLSEAIPDALEQAHVEVKSMKATRTFWEKATILHQMAHLPDGKSFPVRYSRHYSDLAAMIKAGIGEEAAGHDGLLQAVVDHKTSFYRSAWASYETANRGALRLIPTDDHLAELESDLGSMREMFFGVPPQLDDILTTLRNWETHFNQTIQREDTRH
- a CDS encoding lamin tail domain-containing protein, whose product is MKMHLFLLGWPHTLRVPFVASLLLMSVIASAPDSGAEVVINEFMASNDSTLVDGDGKYSDWIELHNNGGSAVDLTGWYLTDDETDLTQWVFPATSIPAGGYLVVFASGQDAAGYTDAAGYLHTHFKLSKDGESIVLVRADGTTIEHSTTNYPEQSADVAYGLAQGSSFTELVYLTTPTPGAANTGGITGYVGDTTFSVHRGFFTAAFDLEITCATAGAAIYYTTDGTEPATNNGTLYTGPVSISKTTVLRAAAFVSGYEPSNVDTQTYIFLTDIIAQGTSVSGLDPAFPSSAVNGQDFDYGMDTAITQSATYSGEMETALKSIPSISLVTDPDNLFNSSTGIYVNASQEGEAWEREMSLELINPDGSKGFQINGGMRIRGESSTTSSNPKHSFRFLFKSEYGASKLEYPLFGEGGADSFKRLDLRTGQNFSWANQNPDEATWLYDIFSRDTHRDMNQPHTRGEYYHLYINGMYWGLYQTEERCDSRYAASYYGGDNDDYDAVKADGDTGDMYAVDGTRDAYEDLWTGMTAGVTGNASYFSLQGKNADGTENSSGTKLLDVDNVIDYMLLTYFTANRDSPIGPPNSATMPRNLTTVYSRSHPDGFKFVAHDNEHSLEISEGVNHNRFNQSLSTSFNGINRMTPWWMHLKLMGNTEYKLRYADRVHQHFFNNGALTATQTAARMQVRKDEIFSAVVAESARWGDSASSGGPGGGPPGGGPPGGGTTTTTRTRNVEWLDAVDWLLDTYMPQRSSIVLNQIIAKGWYPTVAAPEFSQHGGSVVNGYNLTISGSGTIYYTTDGSDPRAVGGTAVGTAYGSAVTLTKSTLVKARVLSGGTWSALTEATFELVDASPLRVTEIMYNPAAGTSGDELNHDDQDFEFIELQNTGTEIIGLAGLSFCGGIYFNFSEGNVLTLGPGEYVVLVNNLAAFTARYPGAAGMNIAGEYRGKFYDPDGSLDNGGEGIVLQDSLGRIILDFEYDDWFEQTDGAGYSLTLIDPYDSTSTLSDSTSWRSSADVGGTPGAVATDPDSDSDGMPDSWEKYHFGGTGETDDGDWDKDGTANIMEYLAGTDPDDPESVFHITSIAQEPAAVVLHWSSVEGKTYTVQRSGDLTDGSWVDVETGIPATAPTNTYTHAISGTAAFYRVVVE